In one window of Terriglobales bacterium DNA:
- a CDS encoding choice-of-anchor C family protein, whose amino-acid sequence MRSSPLLALATLLLISAFAQQKNAKPENLVVNGGFDQGADPGGFKTFKKGDKFPGWTITKGSIDHIGTYFKCAHLRCLDMNGNELGAIRQTIATEAGKKYEVSFMLSANPQCGGPKKTLRVSAAGDSKSFVVMAKPNIPWAKHTWEFTAKEDKTPLSFESVGEISSCGPLLDSVTVTLVLDEPATTPQAQPK is encoded by the coding sequence ATGCGCAGTTCCCCGCTCCTCGCCCTTGCTACACTTCTCCTGATCTCTGCCTTCGCGCAACAGAAGAACGCCAAGCCCGAGAACCTGGTCGTCAACGGCGGCTTCGACCAGGGTGCCGATCCGGGTGGCTTCAAGACCTTCAAGAAAGGCGACAAGTTCCCCGGCTGGACGATCACCAAAGGTTCAATCGACCACATTGGCACGTACTTCAAGTGCGCGCACCTGCGCTGCCTCGACATGAACGGAAACGAACTCGGCGCCATCCGCCAGACCATCGCCACCGAAGCGGGCAAGAAGTACGAGGTGAGCTTCATGCTCTCCGCCAACCCGCAGTGCGGTGGCCCCAAGAAGACGCTGCGCGTCTCCGCCGCCGGTGATTCGAAATCGTTCGTCGTGATGGCGAAGCCGAACATCCCGTGGGCCAAGCACACCTGGGAGTTCACCGCGAAAGAGGATAAGACTCCGCTCAGCTTCGAGAGCGTAGGAGAGATCAGCTCTTGCGGACCGCTGCTCGACAGCGTCACGGTCACGCTGGTGCTGGACGAGCCCGCGACCACGCCGCAAGCGCAGCCGAAGTGA
- a CDS encoding alkaline phosphatase family protein, giving the protein MATRLHRALLLLFAALLFAPFSLASAYDGRPRLIVIVIVDQFRGDFLERSRDRFGPGGFNLFLEHGAVFTDCRYDYANTHTAPGHATLLTGAYPDGHGIGGNQWWDPEKKKVVTSVEDERTQLLGLPGGPAKTGASPRKLLASTLGDVLKMATGGKSRVFAISLKDRGAVLPAGYAGDAAYWIDRQSGAFVTSTYYVKELPAWVKQFNESQHAEKYWNREWKDASGKTLGNTAPRKEKDGSPEGFFDVVGATPFANDYQLEFARELVLNEKLGSGPATDLLIVGLTAPDILGHDAGPDSPQVAAMVQALDPQLAGFFQFLGKQVGLANLWIALSADHGIAPLPSYASGLRIPAGSFTPRDVKTRANAALSSKLTPGQSAEFITALDWPFAYLSAEAFSSTKLTQGEAERVAGEALLKESPAVDYFTRSQIARGALPQDETGRRYAHSASPYGGWYVILVPQAYVVGYPPGTDHSSPYTYDTHVPLAFFGLPFQPGTYRGHAEPVDLAPTLASLLGISPPSHSTGRVLAEALTPAAERHSAPPRKAPR; this is encoded by the coding sequence ATGGCAACCCGCCTGCACCGCGCACTTCTGCTGCTGTTTGCCGCGCTGCTGTTCGCGCCCTTCTCCCTCGCTTCCGCCTACGACGGCCGGCCCCGGCTCATTGTCATCGTCATCGTGGACCAGTTCCGCGGGGACTTCCTGGAGCGCTCCCGGGACCGCTTCGGCCCAGGCGGCTTCAACCTCTTCCTCGAGCACGGAGCGGTGTTCACCGACTGCCGCTACGACTACGCCAACACCCACACCGCCCCCGGACACGCCACGTTGCTGACCGGGGCCTATCCCGACGGCCACGGCATTGGCGGCAACCAGTGGTGGGACCCGGAGAAGAAGAAGGTCGTCACCTCGGTCGAGGACGAGCGCACGCAGCTCCTCGGCCTGCCCGGCGGCCCTGCCAAGACCGGCGCCTCGCCACGGAAGCTCCTGGCTTCCACCTTGGGCGACGTGCTCAAGATGGCCACCGGCGGCAAGTCGCGCGTCTTCGCTATCTCGCTCAAAGACCGAGGGGCGGTCTTACCGGCCGGTTATGCGGGCGACGCCGCTTACTGGATCGACCGCCAGAGCGGCGCCTTTGTTACTTCGACCTATTACGTAAAGGAACTCCCCGCCTGGGTGAAGCAGTTCAACGAGAGCCAGCACGCCGAGAAGTACTGGAACCGCGAGTGGAAGGACGCCTCCGGAAAGACGCTGGGAAACACCGCTCCCCGCAAGGAAAAAGACGGCTCGCCGGAAGGTTTCTTTGACGTGGTCGGCGCCACGCCCTTCGCCAACGATTACCAACTGGAGTTCGCGCGCGAGCTAGTGCTCAACGAAAAGCTGGGCAGCGGGCCGGCGACTGACCTGCTCATCGTGGGCCTGACCGCGCCTGACATCCTGGGCCACGATGCCGGCCCCGATTCGCCGCAAGTTGCCGCCATGGTGCAGGCCCTGGACCCGCAGCTCGCAGGCTTCTTTCAATTTCTGGGGAAGCAGGTGGGCCTGGCCAACCTGTGGATCGCGCTCTCCGCCGACCACGGCATCGCGCCGCTCCCCTCGTACGCTTCGGGACTTCGCATCCCGGCGGGAAGCTTCACTCCTCGGGATGTGAAAACGCGCGCCAACGCTGCGCTTTCCTCTAAATTGACTCCGGGGCAAAGTGCCGAATTCATCACGGCGCTGGATTGGCCCTTCGCCTACCTCTCTGCAGAGGCTTTTTCCTCGACCAAGCTGACCCAGGGGGAAGCGGAGCGCGTCGCCGGCGAAGCCTTGCTGAAGGAAAGCCCCGCGGTGGACTACTTCACCCGCAGCCAGATCGCGCGCGGCGCGTTGCCGCAGGATGAGACCGGACGCCGCTATGCCCACAGCGCCTCACCCTACGGCGGCTGGTACGTCATACTGGTGCCGCAGGCGTACGTGGTCGGCTATCCGCCCGGCACCGATCACTCCAGTCCCTACACCTACGACACGCACGTCCCGCTGGCGTTCTTCGGACTCCCCTTCCAGCCGGGAACGTACCGCGGCCACGCCGAGCCGGTGGACCTGGCGCCGACTC